The genomic DNA GGGGAGCCAGTAGGTCTCGCACCAGACGCCGCGGCCGATCTTCGCGCCCAGCATCCGCAGCCACAGGTTGAGGATCGGCGTGCCGGTGGCGGCGTGCGCGAACCACGGCGCCGCGACGCACTCGACGAAAGCGTCGGACAGCTCGTTGCGCCAGACGAAGCTCGACCACAGGGGGTGCTCCTCGCGGCCGATCCGGCCGACCACCAGCCACTTCGCGGCCGCGGCGACGCAGCAGGCGATCGCGCCGGCCACGAGCAGCGTGACGCCGGACAGCAGGGCGGCGAGCCACCAGCCCACGTTGATCACGAAGTAGTTGAGTGCGACGAGCGTCGCCAGGCCCAGGCCGAAGCTGACGAAGACCGCCAGCAGGCGCGCCGTCTCGACCGAGCCGCGCGCGACGCGCAGCGCGAACGACGGGTTGTAGGTGAACGTCGAATCGGTGTTGCCGGCGGTGCGGCGCAGGCGGACCGGGGGAGAGCCGAGCCACGAGCTGCCGCTCTTCGCCTTCGACGGGGTGGCGCTCAGCACGGCCACGAGGCCGTCCTTCGGGACGCGACGGCCCGGCCCCGTCATCCCCGAGTTGCCGAGGAAGGCGCGCTTGCCGATCTTGGCCTCGTCGATGCGCATCCAGCCGCCGCCGAGTTCGTAACTACCGACCATGGTGTCGTCGGCGAGGAACGAGCCGTCGCCGATCGTCGTGAACTTCGGGATCACCATCGCCGTGGAGATCTCGGCGTCCTTGCCCACCTTGGTACCCAGCATGCGGAACCAGATCGGCGTCAGCAGCGACGCGTACAGGGGGAACAGGAAGGTGCGCGCGGCGTCCATGAGACGCTCGGTCGCCCACACCTGCCAGCCGACGCGGCTGCGCACCGCGTGGTACCCGGGCTTGAGCCCGACCGCGAGCAGGCGCACCGCGATGAGCGTGAGGAGCGCGTACACGGTGAGCGAGACGATCACGGCGATGGGCAGCGCCGGAAGGGCGTGCAGCGCCGCCTCTTCGAGGTTCGAATCGTCGCGCACGATCCAGCCGAGGAGGGCCAGGCCGGCCCCGATCGCGACCATCGGGAGGCCAGCGAGGAGCACGGAGCTGACGCCGTAGATCCACACCCAGTACGGCTTGCGCGGCGGCCGGTCCGCGGGCCAGGGGTGCTCGGCCTTGCCGATCTTCTCCGCCGGAGAGCCGGCCCAGTGCTGCTTCGCCTTGACCTTGCCGAAGACCGCGGAGCCCGGTCCGATCTCGGCGCGGCGGCCGATCTTCGCGCCGGGGAGGAGCGTGGAGCGCGCCCCGATCGAGGCCTCCTCGCCGACGCTGATCGCGCCTATGTGCAGCTCGTCGCCGTCGAGGTAGTGGCCCGCCAGATCGACCTCGGGCTCGACGGACGCGTGGTCGCCGAGCTCGAGCATGCCCGTCACCGGCGGCAGGGCGTGCAGGTCGACACCGCGGCCGATGGTGGCGCCGAGGGCGCGCGCGTAGTAGATCATCCACGGTGCGCCGGAGAGGTTCTCGGCGCCGGACGCCGCGGTGAACCGCTCGGCGATCCACAGCCGCAGGTGCTCGGGGCCGCCGCGCCGGTAGACGCCGGGCTTGAGCCCGCCGAGCAACAGGCGGCACGCGATCACCGAGAGGGCCATGCGCCCGATGGGTGTGATGAAGACCAGGAACAGCGCGAGCACGACCCACCAGCTGAGCGTGGGCAGCAGCGTCGATCCCGTGGCCCAGGCGAAGACGTTGTTGGCGATCGCCATCCACGTGAGCCACTGCAGGCCCGTGAGGGTGGTGAGCGGCACCGACAGCAGGATCTGCGCGATCCCCGTCGACCGCGGCGTCGGCCGCACCTCGCGCGGCTCGGCAACCTCCGCGGGCCGCAGCGAGTCCAGGTACGCGGCGAGCGAGCCGAGCCGCGGGTGGTCGTACAGGTCTGCGACCGTGACCGACGGGTACTGCTCGCGCAGCGCCGTGACCAGCTGGGCCGCGCTGAGCGATCCGCCGCCCTCGGCGAAGAAGTCGGCGTCCTCGCTGGTGATCGACGCGCCGAGGATTCCCGACCAGCGCTCCGCGACCCACGCCGCGGTACCCACGAGATCGC from Tsukamurella paurometabola includes the following:
- a CDS encoding Pls/PosA family non-ribosomal peptide synthetase, whose translation is MVPNAIPPQYLLSASAPEPRTLIDILRATVDAFPEVPAIDDGDVVLTYSELWEEVLEGADFLGRSGVQAGDRVGIRMPSGHRSLYVAILSTLAAGAAYVPVDADDPQERADLVFGEAHAAAIFTGDGLWRAPSTKERAAAIEAGTVEPGNRLPVPYDDSWIIFTSGSTGTPKGVAVTHRNSAAFVDAEARLFLQDEPLRPGDRVLAGLSVAFDASCEEMWLAWRHGACLVPAPRSLVRSGMDLGPWLVSRDISVVSTVPTLAAMWPAEALEAVRLLIFGGEACPPELAQRLAVDGREVWNTYGPTEATVVACAAPLDGKGPVRIGLPLQGWDLAVVDPATSLPVAVGQSGELVIGGVGLARYLDPAKDAEKYAPMDTLGWERAYRSGDLVRLEPEGLLFEGRADDQVKVGGRRIELGEVDNALQNLPGVSAAAAAVRKNSAGTSMLVGYLASTDPAFDLKAARELLAEQLPAALVPRLALMDELPTRTSGKVDRNALPWPLPGADETDTGDLVGTAAWVAERWSGILGASITSEDADFFAEGGGSLSAAQLVTALREQYPSVTVADLYDHPRLGSLAAYLDSLRPAEVAEPREVRPTPRSTGIAQILLSVPLTTLTGLQWLTWMAIANNVFAWATGSTLLPTLSWWVVLALFLVFITPIGRMALSVIACRLLLGGLKPGVYRRGGPEHLRLWIAERFTAASGAENLSGAPWMIYYARALGATIGRGVDLHALPPVTGMLELGDHASVEPEVDLAGHYLDGDELHIGAISVGEEASIGARSTLLPGAKIGRRAEIGPGSAVFGKVKAKQHWAGSPAEKIGKAEHPWPADRPPRKPYWVWIYGVSSVLLAGLPMVAIGAGLALLGWIVRDDSNLEEAALHALPALPIAVIVSLTVYALLTLIAVRLLAVGLKPGYHAVRSRVGWQVWATERLMDAARTFLFPLYASLLTPIWFRMLGTKVGKDAEISTAMVIPKFTTIGDGSFLADDTMVGSYELGGGWMRIDEAKIGKRAFLGNSGMTGPGRRVPKDGLVAVLSATPSKAKSGSSWLGSPPVRLRRTAGNTDSTFTYNPSFALRVARGSVETARLLAVFVSFGLGLATLVALNYFVINVGWWLAALLSGVTLLVAGAIACCVAAAAKWLVVGRIGREEHPLWSSFVWRNELSDAFVECVAAPWFAHAATGTPILNLWLRMLGAKIGRGVWCETYWLPEADLVTLGDAATVSRGCVVQTHLFHDRIMAMDTVVLGKGATLGPHCVALPASSVGDGATVGPASLVMRGDSVPANTKWQGNPISPWVFNEGKRKRD